The Topomyia yanbarensis strain Yona2022 chromosome 3, ASM3024719v1, whole genome shotgun sequence nucleotide sequence CTTTAAATAGCTTGCATATCCGACCACTTGTAGGATGCTATCGCCAAAGTTGAAGGCCACATTTCTTACTGATGTAGCCTTTAAGCCTAGCAACAGCAGGGAACAAATGTTCACCAACATTTATTAAGACCTCCGCCCACCGACTGCAGGATATAACATCGAAGACATTTTTGGAAATGACGCGACTCGAAAAGAGAAACTATTTTACCTTTCTCAATTAAAAGGTTATTTGATAATTGCAATATCGACATTCCAAACAAGGACCAGAGGGTCGACTAACAAATACCagtcgattcagttcgtcgagttaggtAAATATCGTTGAGTGAATGTTTGTGTAAGCATTTTCAATACCAAAAGCCTATTCAGCACAtcttattattttctatttaacTTACAAAAAGCGATCAAATTTTTATCACAGCGAAATTTCCCCTCAAAGTATACTTCGACAATTGACCTTCCAGCCATAATCATAAATTACTcaaggtatattattatgatagaCTAAACGTACGAACAcgaaaaaaatctattattaaACTTACGTTTCCCAGTGTTAGTAGTCCAACGATAATCGGCGAAACGAATCCGGGCACCACGGAAATCATCCCACTAATTCCGAGCAGTATCCCAGCATACTTCGGACTCATGTCGATGATGTTGGCCAGCGGGCCAGTAGAAACTGCACCGTGTACCATTGTAGCCAAGGTtagaaacaatatcgccaaggTGGCATTACATCCGCTGTAGGCAAGTGCCAAAACGAAAATACCCTTCACCAAGCAACAGAACGCTCCGCCCATTTTGCGAACATTTGTCCTCGACATCAGATTGTGTTGAAGTAGGTAGTCTCCAATCCACGAGAAAAAGTACGCGAAGATCATTCGGCAAAGGTGCGGGATGCCCGACAGGATTCCCGTCTGTAAAAACAAAGACACTGATCATTGCGCTCAATTAATCTAATTAACCGCTCACCATTTTGATACCCCATCCATGAACGTAGTTGAAATAGCTCGGAGCCTGTGTCATCAGAGTAAATAAACCCCAGATTCCCGCCCACTGGGCGATTACAGTCATCCACATCGGCTTAGAAAAGATCATCTTCAGCCATGGAGTGGGTTGCTGGTGTTCTTGATTTTTGGATTTTTCTGTTATTCCTAGCGAACTCTCGATATACTCTCGTTCTTTCGGATGTATCCAAGGATGTTCCGCTGGAGAATCGTACACGAGATAAAGCCAAGCTACGTACCAAATAGTACCGAATATCCCGCAAAAGTGAAAAACATACTCCCACGAAGACCAGGAGATAATGTAACCAAACAATGGGAAGTTGATTGCAATGCCAACGGAACTGCCTTAGTATGGTACAGGAGTATAAATAAAATCGGGAAatcaaatagaaataaaaattagGTATAGTGACAACTGTTCTAATTAGCAGCTTACCCAGATATGCAGTGACGAATTTGCTTCGTTCATTTGGAGGAATCCACTGACCGGCCATGTGATGCATTGCAGGCCATGCAACGCCCTATTTAGTAAAATAATTACTTGGTAAACAGAAACGAACGGTGCGAATAACACTTACACAAATCAGCCCTTGAATAGCTCGAAGCCATATCAGTATTCGTAGATCCCAGTACGCGGCCAGTGGCATTAGGAAGCACAACCAACATCCGATGGCGTTAGCCAAGCCAAAGACCAGCTTTGTACCATACTTGCGAGCGAGTACTCCTCCCGGGACCTGTGTTATCCAGTGCAGCCAGAAGAATGCACCCAGCACCAAGCCCTGATCGTATTCGTCCCATTCGAAGCCACCGTCTTGGGAATCGAgctgaaattaaaacaaattttggatGTTAAGTTTTTTCGGTATTAGACATTGTTTTTaacatttattaattttaaaggTGACTCAGGCTTCTAAATGAATTTTGTTCTAGTCTAAACGTGTGTTATCTCGTATCGTAAATCCAAATGACTCTAATCGCCTCTTGCAGTAAAAGGTGCTACGACCAAAATTTGGTCAAACAACAATTtgtataaatttttatcaaaaaatctaatcattttttagctcaatcagcaatagtattttacattttttaaactttcttaTACAAGCAGATGAAGAACTATTGATTAATTCTGTGAGAATTGCACAAAAGCTGCAACTAAATTGtttatggaatttgcatttcggTTTCCACTACTTTTTCAAACAAACGTTTCAACACCTTAATCctacttcttcttcttcttcttcgcttctgtttggcTTGTTTGTGAAACAAAGCCCAAAATGGCACAGCACATAAAGCTATATTGCCAGTTAATTTTCGTTTATAGTCCAATGGACTTTACTTTTTGTGACTAACCGACG carries:
- the LOC131688826 gene encoding sialin, which gives rise to MGNEPKVNARSVLWYLVFVGFAVNYMIRINMNITIVTMVKPSSGKKALPERVVNLDDYNTSVTMAVQHQPRTYACYVERNVSELGSELQNKGNPSKRGRLQYEPKIKSPEKLLLGALQLDSQDGGFEWDEYDQGLVLGAFFWLHWITQVPGGVLARKYGTKLVFGLANAIGCWLCFLMPLAAYWDLRILIWLRAIQGLICGVAWPAMHHMAGQWIPPNERSKFVTAYLGSSVGIAINFPLFGYIISWSSWEYVFHFCGIFGTIWYVAWLYLVYDSPAEHPWIHPKEREYIESSLGITEKSKNQEHQQPTPWLKMIFSKPMWMTVIAQWAGIWGLFTLMTQAPSYFNYVHGWGIKMTGILSGIPHLCRMIFAYFFSWIGDYLLQHNLMSRTNVRKMGGAFCCLVKGIFVLALAYSGCNATLAILFLTLATMVHGAVSTGPLANIIDMSPKYAGILLGISGMISVVPGFVSPIIVGLLTLGNQTVQQWQYVFLICAGMLIVCGILYILFADSTLQSWNSLDQTDAIDIREMESLKLNIEDATPSKKLEATVETQEPLTAEVNVIEDESVNAVLVR